In the Magnolia sinica isolate HGM2019 chromosome 15, MsV1, whole genome shotgun sequence genome, one interval contains:
- the LOC131227668 gene encoding uncharacterized protein At3g17950: MDQPNNLLPSSPTISSLSSSDLDTESTGSFFHDRSTTLGTLMGVTFPPLSVRVSSGRENAASTGDAATATALGGGRNKKPADRRRHHGRRWWKLCREDSRAPSLADFLEIERRFGDGSDNRFFYSAPAEHESAGNGALFADGRVLPPPQAAVQSPSAAVCRFPVAFNGICCGGGG, from the exons atggATCAACCAAACAATCTCCTTCCTTCGTCTCCCACCATCTCTTCCCTCTCCTCCTCCGATCTAGACACTGAG TCGACAGGTTCCTTCTTCCACGACCGCAGCACCACTCTCGGAACCCTAATGGGCGTCACCTTCCCTCCACTTTCAGTTAGGGTTTCATCCGGCCGAGAAAATGCCGCCTCCACCGGTGACGCTGCTACCGCCACCGCCCTGGGCGGCGGAAGGAACAAGAAGCCAGCCGATCGTCGCCGACACCACGGGAGGCGGTGGTGGAAGCTCTGCAGGGAGGACAGCAGGGCGCCTTCGCTCGCCGATTTCCTCGAGATCGAGCGGCGGTTCGGCGACGGCTCCGACAACCGGTTCTTCTACAGCGCTCCAGCGGAACACGAATCGGCAGGCAATGGCGCCCTCTTCGCCGACGGAAGGGTTCTTCCGCCGCCGCAGGCGGCAGTCCAGTCGCCGTCGGCAGCGGTTTGTAGGTTTCCGGTCGCGTTTAACGGCATCTGCTGCGGTGGCGGAGGTTAG